From one Priestia aryabhattai genomic stretch:
- a CDS encoding S1 domain-containing RNA-binding protein encodes MSIEVGSKLQGKVTGITNFGAFVELPGGSTGLVHISEVADNYVKDINDHLKVGDEVEVKVINVEKDGKIGLSIKKAVDKPERPERPERPARAPRSDRPRDSRPQRNNNRGGGNDFRTKETFEQKMNRFLKDSEERLSSLKRHTESKRGGRGAKRG; translated from the coding sequence ATGTCAATCGAAGTAGGCAGCAAGTTACAGGGAAAGGTAACAGGTATTACGAACTTTGGAGCTTTTGTTGAGTTACCAGGAGGTTCAACAGGCTTGGTTCATATCAGTGAAGTAGCTGATAATTATGTAAAGGACATTAACGACCATTTAAAAGTGGGCGACGAAGTTGAAGTCAAAGTAATTAACGTTGAGAAAGATGGTAAAATTGGTCTTTCAATTAAGAAAGCGGTAGACAAACCAGAACGTCCAGAAAGACCAGAGCGTCCTGCAAGAGCGCCACGCTCAGACCGTCCACGTGATTCACGCCCACAACGTAATAACAATCGTGGTGGCGGTAATGATTTCCGTACAAAAGAAACATTCGAACAAAAAATGAATCGTTTCTTAAAAGACAGTGAAGAACGTTTATCTTCCCTAAAACGCCATACCGAATCAAAACGCGGTGGACGCGGTGCAAAACGCGGTTAA
- a CDS encoding RNA-binding S4 domain-containing protein — translation MRLDKFLKVSRLIKRRTLAKEVSDKGRITINGIVAKASTNVKVGDELAITFGTKKITVKIEALQEAAKKEEAANLYSIIKEERISSEV, via the coding sequence ATGAGGTTAGATAAATTTTTAAAAGTATCACGTTTAATTAAGCGCCGCACATTAGCAAAAGAAGTATCAGACAAGGGTCGTATTACCATTAATGGTATCGTTGCAAAAGCAAGCACAAATGTGAAAGTAGGAGATGAATTAGCGATCACATTTGGCACGAAGAAAATTACCGTTAAAATAGAGGCTCTTCAAGAAGCAGCTAAAAAAGAAGAAGCAGCTAATTTGTACTCAATTATCAAAGAAGAGCGTATTTCATCTGAAGTATAA
- a CDS encoding putative polysaccharide biosynthesis protein translates to MQKQSKLYSIFNGAIILMLAGLFTKILSATYRIPYHHIAGDIGFYIYQQVYPLYGIALQLGTYGFPVIISKLVADYAATNRRKEIRGILQVSFTFLFVLGCMIFALEYIFAETIAEWMGDRELTVLIQIISFSFLLIPFIAVIRGYYQGLHNMFPTALSQIAEQVVRVGTILYLSIFFMQHGYGPYTTGAGAIFGSITGGITSLIILFLFVFRTKTNSKGIFQRIKKADIKKIFKILVIQGLLICISGMGLLFIQLIDSFTLYSSLTAHGMAEEAAQILKGIYDRGLPLIQLGTVVGTAFSLSLVPVISSAIVKKNLSFVVEKVQLSLRLSFVVGVGAAFGLIALMKPINMLLYGDSHGTDVLQILSLLVIFTTVAATAGAVLQGMGAVFAPVIAVIAGMTVKLTLNLWLIPDFQTIGAAIASSAGFGIVAAINLFCLYKKLAVPLVPKKASGGIFITGIAMVFLLQSYLFCLHHFVWSNGLDTSKQVVETGAGVLIGGLFYLFIIMKQHIFTEEELRLLPMGSVLAKYVLKNK, encoded by the coding sequence ATGCAGAAACAGTCAAAGCTCTATTCTATTTTTAATGGCGCCATTATTTTAATGCTCGCAGGTTTATTTACGAAAATCTTAAGTGCCACTTATCGTATTCCATATCACCATATTGCGGGAGATATAGGGTTTTATATCTATCAGCAAGTTTATCCGCTATATGGAATTGCGCTACAGCTAGGTACATATGGTTTCCCTGTAATTATTTCGAAGTTAGTAGCTGATTATGCGGCAACAAATCGGAGAAAGGAAATACGAGGAATACTTCAAGTTTCATTTACTTTTTTGTTTGTATTAGGCTGCATGATATTTGCGCTCGAATATATCTTTGCAGAAACGATTGCCGAGTGGATGGGAGATCGTGAGTTAACGGTTCTCATTCAAATTATTTCATTTTCCTTTTTACTTATTCCGTTTATTGCTGTTATTCGTGGTTATTATCAAGGATTACATAATATGTTTCCTACGGCGTTGTCTCAAATCGCAGAACAAGTTGTACGGGTAGGGACTATTTTGTATCTGTCTATTTTCTTTATGCAGCATGGGTATGGTCCTTATACTACAGGGGCGGGAGCTATTTTTGGTTCCATAACAGGCGGTATAACATCTCTTATTATTTTATTTTTATTTGTTTTTAGAACAAAGACAAATTCTAAGGGGATATTTCAACGCATAAAAAAAGCAGACATCAAAAAAATATTTAAAATCCTTGTTATTCAAGGCTTATTAATTTGTATTAGCGGTATGGGTTTGCTGTTTATCCAGCTTATTGATTCCTTTACTTTATATTCTAGTCTGACGGCGCACGGCATGGCTGAAGAGGCAGCACAAATTTTAAAAGGTATTTACGACCGCGGGCTTCCGTTGATTCAATTAGGCACAGTAGTAGGTACAGCTTTTTCGCTTTCGCTTGTACCTGTTATTTCTTCAGCAATTGTGAAAAAGAACCTGTCATTTGTGGTTGAAAAAGTTCAGCTATCTCTCCGCCTATCGTTTGTAGTCGGAGTTGGAGCAGCTTTTGGCTTGATTGCGCTGATGAAACCCATTAATATGCTTTTATACGGTGACTCCCACGGAACGGACGTTTTACAAATTTTGAGCTTGTTAGTTATATTTACGACAGTAGCAGCAACTGCTGGAGCTGTGTTACAGGGGATGGGAGCTGTTTTCGCGCCTGTAATAGCCGTCATCGCTGGCATGACGGTCAAACTGACATTAAATCTTTGGCTAATACCAGATTTTCAAACCATAGGAGCAGCCATTGCTTCCTCAGCTGGATTTGGCATCGTTGCAGCAATCAATCTATTTTGTCTGTATAAAAAGCTAGCTGTCCCTCTTGTTCCGAAAAAGGCGAGTGGAGGTATTTTCATAACGGGCATAGCAATGGTATTTCTTTTGCAAAGCTATTTATTTTGTTTACATCACTTTGTATGGTCTAATGGTTTAGATACAAGCAAACAAGTGGTTGAAACAGGAGCTGGTGTTTTAATAGGCGGTTTGTTTTATTTGTTCATCATTATGAAACAACATATTTTTACCGAAGAGGAATTACGTTTACTTCCCATGGGAAGTGTTTTAGCTAAATACGTATTAAAAAATAAATAA
- the mfd gene encoding transcription-repair coupling factor, with translation MRGIRQQFEENKEIGAVVSSLEEGLKEQLVTGISGSARSVLMALLNEDKKYPLLVVTHNLYQAQKVYEDLLHLLPEKDVFLYPVNDLVATEVGIASPELKAQRIEVLNYWSQNTGGVVVTPLAGIRKLLPPKARWEQTQLPFQMGIDIDVDHYLKRLVELGYERASMVSAPGEFSVRGGIIDIYPLTEELPVRIELFDTEIDSIRTFTIEDQRSQEQLKEISIGPATEIIVNQNEVAKGIEELEAQLASTLQQVKNTALKATLTENIKGEIEQLRQGQLLENMFKYLSFFYESPASLLDYLPESGLVIFDETTRIQETSDQLETEEAEWITELLGQGQIVRDVQLSHKLPSLIQRAKHQFLYLSLFLKHVSYTSPQNIINISCKQMQQFYGQMNLLKSEIERWKNANYTVVLLGADKERVKKLEGVLADYDIDSSILDGNGQLVPGLVQIIEGDLQMGFELPMQKLAVLTEEELFKKRVKKSKRRQKLSNAERIKSYSELNVGDYVVHVNHGIGRYLGMETLEINGNHKDYIHIKYEGSDKLYVPVEQIDQVQKYVGSEGKEPKVYKLGGNDWKKVKRKVESSVQDIADDLIKLYAEREASKGYAFSPDGDLQREFETAFPYQETEDQLRSVQEIKKDMEHERPMDRLLCGDVGYGKTEVAIRAAFKAVTDGKQVAILVPTTILAQQHYETIRERFQDYPINIGLLSRFRSRKQQQETIKGLKNGTVDVVIGTHRLLSKDVIYKDLGLLVIDEEQRFGVTHKEKIKQMKANVDVLTLTATPIPRTLHMSMLGVRDLSVIETPPENRFPVQTYVVEYNPVLVREAIERELARDGQVYFLYNRVEDIERKAEEISMLVPDARVTYAHGKMNETELEAVILSFLEGEYDVIVSTTIIETGVDIPNVNTLIVNNADKMGLSQLYQLRGRVGRSNRVAYAYFTYHKDKVLTEVAEKRLQAIKEFTELGSGFKIAMRDLSIRGAGNLLGAQQHGFIDSVGFDLYSQMLKEAIEERRGSDGESVKFNVEMNLDLDAYIPDQYITDGRLKIEMYKRFRGIEALEDIQELQDEMIDRFGEYPAEVEYLFKVAETKVYATQNLVESILQSKQEISILLSEEVSSTVDGQKLFMLGDQFGRMVSLGMEGKKVKLVVNVKGLAQKEWLNIVYQLVKGVATVKKEQVTN, from the coding sequence TTGCGAGGGATTAGACAGCAATTTGAAGAAAATAAAGAAATTGGAGCTGTTGTCAGCAGTTTAGAAGAAGGTTTGAAAGAACAGTTAGTAACGGGAATTTCCGGTTCAGCTCGATCTGTATTAATGGCACTGTTAAATGAGGATAAAAAATATCCCTTATTAGTAGTGACCCATAATTTATATCAAGCCCAAAAAGTGTATGAAGACCTTTTACATCTTTTACCGGAAAAAGACGTTTTCTTATACCCTGTTAATGATTTAGTTGCTACAGAAGTGGGGATTGCAAGTCCAGAATTAAAGGCTCAGCGAATTGAAGTACTCAATTATTGGAGTCAAAATACAGGTGGAGTAGTTGTGACACCGCTTGCAGGAATTCGAAAGCTGTTGCCTCCTAAAGCAAGATGGGAGCAAACGCAGCTGCCGTTTCAAATGGGGATCGACATCGACGTTGATCATTATTTAAAAAGGTTAGTTGAGTTGGGTTATGAGCGGGCATCGATGGTTTCAGCTCCGGGTGAATTTAGTGTGCGCGGAGGAATCATTGATATTTATCCGTTAACAGAAGAACTACCTGTCCGAATTGAACTATTTGATACGGAGATTGATTCCATTCGTACTTTTACAATCGAGGATCAACGCTCTCAAGAGCAGCTAAAAGAAATCTCAATCGGCCCAGCTACGGAAATCATTGTGAACCAAAATGAAGTGGCCAAAGGAATTGAAGAACTAGAAGCACAGCTGGCTTCGACGCTTCAACAAGTGAAAAACACAGCGCTAAAAGCTACCTTAACAGAAAATATTAAAGGTGAAATTGAACAGCTGCGTCAAGGTCAACTTCTTGAAAATATGTTCAAGTATTTATCATTCTTTTACGAATCGCCTGCTAGTTTACTAGATTATTTACCAGAAAGTGGCCTTGTCATCTTTGATGAGACAACTCGAATTCAAGAAACGTCTGATCAGCTTGAAACAGAGGAAGCTGAATGGATAACAGAATTATTAGGACAGGGGCAAATTGTTCGAGACGTTCAATTATCTCATAAGCTCCCATCTCTTATTCAGCGAGCAAAACATCAGTTTTTATACTTATCGTTATTTTTGAAACACGTGTCGTATACGAGTCCGCAAAATATTATTAATATTTCATGTAAGCAGATGCAGCAGTTTTACGGCCAAATGAACTTATTAAAAAGTGAAATTGAACGTTGGAAAAATGCTAATTATACGGTGGTCCTCTTAGGAGCAGATAAAGAGCGGGTGAAAAAACTCGAAGGTGTGCTAGCAGATTATGATATTGATTCATCTATTTTAGATGGAAATGGTCAGCTTGTGCCAGGTCTTGTTCAAATTATTGAAGGCGATTTACAAATGGGCTTTGAACTGCCGATGCAAAAATTAGCCGTTTTAACTGAGGAAGAATTGTTTAAAAAACGGGTAAAGAAATCAAAGCGTCGTCAAAAACTTTCCAATGCAGAGCGTATTAAAAGCTATTCAGAGTTAAATGTAGGTGACTATGTAGTTCACGTGAACCACGGTATTGGCCGTTACTTAGGAATGGAAACGTTAGAGATTAACGGTAATCATAAAGATTATATCCATATCAAATATGAAGGCTCTGACAAGCTGTACGTTCCTGTTGAACAGATTGATCAAGTACAAAAATACGTAGGTTCTGAAGGGAAAGAGCCAAAAGTATATAAACTTGGCGGAAATGACTGGAAGAAAGTAAAACGGAAAGTTGAGTCTTCTGTTCAAGACATCGCTGATGACTTAATTAAATTGTACGCAGAGCGTGAAGCAAGTAAAGGGTATGCATTTTCACCCGATGGCGATTTACAGAGAGAGTTTGAAACAGCTTTCCCTTATCAAGAAACCGAAGATCAGCTTCGTTCTGTACAAGAAATTAAAAAGGATATGGAACATGAAAGACCAATGGATCGTCTGCTTTGTGGAGACGTTGGATACGGAAAAACGGAAGTAGCCATTCGTGCTGCGTTTAAAGCTGTTACAGATGGAAAACAAGTAGCTATTTTAGTACCAACCACTATTTTAGCTCAACAGCACTATGAAACCATCCGTGAGCGTTTTCAAGACTATCCAATCAATATTGGGCTATTGAGCCGCTTTCGCAGCCGTAAACAGCAGCAAGAAACAATTAAAGGGCTAAAAAACGGGACAGTAGATGTAGTGATTGGTACACATCGTTTACTATCTAAAGACGTGATTTATAAAGATCTAGGATTGTTAGTTATCGATGAAGAACAGCGTTTTGGTGTAACGCACAAGGAAAAAATTAAGCAAATGAAAGCAAACGTTGATGTCCTTACACTTACAGCAACACCTATTCCACGAACATTACATATGTCTATGTTGGGCGTAAGGGATTTGTCTGTTATTGAAACGCCGCCTGAAAATCGTTTTCCAGTTCAAACGTATGTAGTGGAGTATAATCCGGTTCTAGTTCGTGAAGCGATTGAGCGTGAGTTAGCGCGTGATGGCCAAGTTTACTTCTTATATAATCGCGTAGAAGATATTGAACGAAAAGCAGAAGAAATTTCGATGCTCGTGCCTGATGCTAGGGTAACGTATGCCCACGGAAAAATGAATGAAACAGAACTCGAAGCGGTTATCTTAAGCTTTTTAGAAGGCGAATATGACGTTATTGTGAGTACAACCATTATCGAAACAGGAGTAGATATTCCAAATGTAAATACGCTCATTGTCAATAATGCTGATAAGATGGGATTATCACAACTGTATCAATTAAGAGGGCGTGTAGGTCGTTCAAATCGCGTGGCATATGCGTACTTTACGTATCACAAAGACAAAGTACTGACAGAAGTAGCTGAAAAGCGTCTGCAAGCTATTAAAGAATTCACCGAATTAGGTTCTGGTTTTAAAATTGCTATGCGTGACCTTTCAATACGTGGTGCCGGAAACTTACTTGGTGCTCAGCAGCATGGATTTATCGATTCTGTCGGTTTCGATCTCTACTCACAAATGCTTAAAGAAGCGATAGAGGAAAGACGCGGGTCTGACGGAGAAAGTGTGAAATTTAATGTTGAAATGAATCTGGACTTGGACGCGTATATCCCTGATCAGTACATTACAGACGGCCGCTTGAAAATCGAAATGTATAAGCGCTTTAGAGGAATTGAAGCACTAGAGGATATTCAAGAATTGCAAGATGAAATGATTGATCGTTTTGGAGAGTATCCGGCTGAGGTTGAGTATTTATTTAAAGTAGCCGAAACAAAAGTATATGCAACGCAGAACTTAGTAGAATCTATTCTTCAGTCAAAACAAGAAATTTCTATTCTGCTGTCTGAAGAAGTAAGCTCAACGGTAGACGGCCAAAAATTATTCATGCTAGGTGATCAATTTGGCAGAATGGTCAGCTTAGGTATGGAAGGCAAGAAAGTAAAATTAGTGGTTAATGTAAAGGGACTTGCTCAAAAAGAATGGCTCAATATTGTGTATCAGTTAGTAAAAGGAGTAGCCACTGTTAAAAAAGAACAAGTTACGAATTAA
- a CDS encoding FtsB family cell division protein, protein MSAVRKKKVAKLNTDYSHKQEQIKQNTDRKRIGLIRRLTVFGVLALIIGGLMVSALITQTSAIENKKAEKVKLEQQLTKLQSKQKQLKGEIVKLNDDDYIKKIARRDYFLSEDGEIIFNVKKD, encoded by the coding sequence ATGAGTGCGGTACGAAAAAAAAAGGTCGCGAAGTTAAATACTGATTATAGCCATAAACAAGAGCAAATTAAACAAAATACAGATCGAAAACGTATCGGTTTAATTAGGCGTTTGACTGTTTTTGGAGTGTTGGCCTTAATCATTGGTGGATTGATGGTATCAGCTTTAATTACGCAAACCTCAGCTATTGAGAACAAAAAAGCTGAGAAGGTGAAATTAGAACAGCAGCTGACAAAATTACAAAGCAAGCAAAAACAGTTAAAAGGTGAAATCGTCAAGTTAAATGACGATGATTATATTAAAAAGATTGCCCGCAGAGATTATTTTTTATCAGAAGACGGGGAAATTATCTTTAATGTAAAAAAAGACTAA
- the yabP gene encoding sporulation protein YabP: protein MSQFYEASNSNKDHTPNHDLVMKGRRLLDITGVKQVESFDNEEFLLETVMGFLSVRGQNLQMKNLDVDQGIVSIKGKIFDIVYLDENQSEKAKGFFSKLFR, encoded by the coding sequence ATGAGCCAATTTTACGAAGCAAGCAATTCAAACAAAGACCATACTCCAAATCATGATTTAGTGATGAAGGGTCGGCGTCTCTTAGATATTACGGGTGTGAAGCAGGTAGAGAGCTTTGACAATGAGGAATTTTTACTTGAAACAGTGATGGGTTTCTTGTCAGTTAGAGGGCAAAATCTGCAAATGAAAAATTTAGACGTTGATCAAGGAATTGTATCGATAAAAGGAAAAATCTTTGATATAGTTTACTTAGATGAGAACCAATCGGAGAAGGCTAAAGGATTCTTTAGTAAGTTGTTTCGATGA
- the yabQ gene encoding spore cortex biosynthesis protein YabQ yields the protein MSLNIQLYTMLAMVSMGSGLGASLDTYRYFVNRSKSRPWFVFVNDILFWMVQALLIFYVLFLVNEGELRLYAFLALFCGFAAYQSLFQSLYLKVLTFTVSSVLSLYRGVLTLSNIFLVKPIRFFIHILLVVALGIYRAVHKLLIFCLKLIYVPTRWVLFVFWRMMPKPVKRFLHMGFRYIEGIYNRAKNMVMRVVAWVNTLKNKGDD from the coding sequence ATGAGTTTAAACATTCAGCTCTATACAATGCTTGCGATGGTATCGATGGGAAGCGGTTTAGGTGCTTCTCTCGATACTTATCGTTACTTTGTTAATCGCTCTAAATCACGCCCATGGTTTGTATTTGTGAATGACATATTGTTTTGGATGGTGCAAGCTCTTCTCATTTTTTATGTGTTGTTTTTGGTGAATGAAGGAGAACTGCGTTTGTATGCGTTTCTTGCTTTGTTTTGCGGCTTCGCCGCGTATCAAAGTTTATTTCAATCACTGTATTTAAAAGTATTAACATTTACTGTCTCGAGCGTATTAAGTTTATATCGAGGTGTTTTAACGCTTAGTAATATTTTTTTGGTCAAGCCTATCCGCTTCTTTATTCATATTCTACTTGTAGTCGCTTTAGGAATCTACCGAGCTGTTCATAAGCTGCTCATATTCTGTCTAAAGCTTATTTACGTACCGACGAGGTGGGTTCTTTTCGTATTTTGGAGAATGATGCCTAAACCTGTAAAACGATTTTTACATATGGGTTTTCGGTATATAGAAGGAATTTACAATCGTGCAAAGAATATGGTAATGAGAGTCGTTGCATGGGTGAACACTTTAAAAAACAAGGGGGACGACTAA
- the mazG gene encoding nucleoside triphosphate pyrophosphohydrolase: MTGKVTVIGLGAGDLEQLPVGIYRLLQHEKHIYMRTKEHPVIKELESEGLTYVSYDDVYESYDAFEEVYEHISNDLIEKASIEEVVYAVPGHPLVAERTVQLLLKKGKERSIPVEIKGGQSFLDSIFGALKIDPIEGFQLLDGTDLKRSEIELTGHVLIAQVYDQFVASEVKLTLMEHVPDDYLVYIVTAAGSSEEKIQLVKLYELDREMSLNNLTTIYVPPVADETILYHQFDAFRRIIATLRGPNGCPWDQKQTHESLKRYLLEESYELLDAIDRQDDDNMIEELGDVLLQVLLHAQIGEDEGMFSIDDVIRRVSEKMVRRHPHVFGEVSVNDTDEVLKNWDEIKKEEKGEESSSLLASVPEAMPSLMKAHGYQKQAAKVGFDWSEVEPMWEKVQEELAEFQEEVQHADKEKMSDEFGDILFALVNIARFYKIDSEAALARTNTKFLNRFQYIEEKVKASQKPFESFSLEELDEFWEEAKKTGL, translated from the coding sequence ATGACAGGTAAAGTAACAGTTATTGGTTTAGGAGCAGGCGATTTAGAACAGCTACCTGTAGGCATTTATCGCTTGCTACAGCATGAAAAGCATATTTATATGCGCACAAAAGAACATCCTGTAATCAAAGAATTAGAAAGTGAAGGCTTGACGTATGTATCCTATGATGACGTATACGAATCTTATGATGCATTTGAAGAGGTATATGAACATATATCGAATGATTTAATCGAAAAAGCTTCAATAGAAGAAGTGGTGTATGCTGTTCCGGGGCACCCTTTAGTGGCAGAACGTACGGTTCAATTACTTTTAAAAAAAGGAAAAGAACGCAGCATTCCCGTTGAAATTAAAGGGGGACAAAGCTTCTTAGACTCAATCTTTGGCGCGCTAAAGATCGATCCTATTGAAGGGTTTCAGCTGCTAGATGGAACAGATTTAAAGCGCAGCGAAATAGAATTAACCGGTCATGTTCTGATTGCTCAAGTGTACGATCAGTTCGTTGCCTCAGAGGTAAAGCTAACGCTGATGGAACACGTGCCTGATGATTACCTTGTTTATATTGTAACGGCAGCGGGAAGCAGTGAAGAAAAAATTCAACTGGTCAAGCTGTATGAATTAGATAGAGAAATGTCGCTCAATAACTTAACGACTATTTATGTTCCTCCAGTAGCGGACGAAACGATTTTATACCATCAATTTGACGCATTCAGAAGGATTATTGCCACCCTTAGAGGGCCAAACGGATGTCCTTGGGACCAAAAACAAACGCATGAATCGCTCAAGCGCTATTTGCTAGAAGAGTCTTATGAGTTATTAGATGCAATTGATCGTCAAGATGACGATAATATGATTGAAGAGCTTGGTGATGTATTGCTGCAGGTATTGCTTCATGCACAAATCGGTGAAGATGAAGGAATGTTTTCAATTGATGATGTCATTCGCAGGGTTTCAGAGAAAATGGTAAGACGCCATCCACATGTATTTGGTGAAGTGAGCGTGAATGATACAGATGAGGTCTTAAAAAATTGGGATGAAATCAAAAAAGAAGAAAAAGGAGAGGAATCTTCTTCTCTGTTAGCTTCTGTACCGGAGGCTATGCCTTCTTTAATGAAAGCGCACGGATATCAAAAACAAGCTGCAAAAGTTGGGTTTGATTGGTCAGAAGTTGAACCTATGTGGGAAAAAGTCCAAGAAGAACTTGCTGAATTCCAAGAGGAAGTACAGCATGCTGATAAAGAAAAAATGAGCGATGAATTTGGAGATATTTTATTTGCTTTAGTGAATATTGCAAGATTCTATAAAATCGACTCTGAAGCTGCATTAGCTAGAACGAATACAAAATTTTTAAATCGATTTCAATATATTGAAGAAAAAGTGAAAGCTTCTCAAAAACCATTTGAATCTTTTTCGTTAGAAGAGTTAGATGAATTTTGGGAAGAAGCCAAAAAAACAGGTTTGTAA
- the spoVT gene encoding stage V sporulation protein T: protein MKATGIVRRIDDLGRVVIPKEIRRTLRIREGDPLEIFVDRDGEVILKKYSPISELGDFAKEYGEALYDSLGHPVLICDRDVFIAVAGSSKKEYLNKNISSLVESVMESRSSSLVTDGKNLEFVDGYEENISSYTIGPIIANGDPIGAVIIFSKDKSLGEVEHKAAETAASFLSRQMEQ from the coding sequence ATGAAAGCAACAGGTATTGTTCGTCGTATTGATGATTTGGGTCGCGTTGTGATTCCAAAAGAAATTAGAAGAACACTTCGAATCCGAGAGGGAGATCCACTAGAGATTTTCGTCGATCGCGATGGAGAAGTTATTTTAAAGAAATATTCGCCAATTAGTGAATTGGGAGATTTTGCGAAAGAGTATGGCGAAGCGCTATACGATAGCTTAGGTCATCCTGTACTTATTTGTGACCGCGATGTATTTATTGCGGTAGCAGGAAGTTCTAAAAAAGAATACTTAAATAAAAACATTAGTTCTTTAGTGGAATCTGTTATGGAAAGCCGCAGTTCTTCTTTAGTAACTGATGGGAAAAATCTTGAATTTGTCGATGGATACGAAGAAAATATTTCTTCTTACACAATCGGTCCAATTATTGCAAATGGAGATCCGATTGGAGCCGTTATCATCTTCTCAAAAGATAAGTCTCTTGGTGAAGTAGAGCATAAAGCAGCCGAAACAGCAGCTAGCTTCTTATCTCGTCAAATGGAGCAGTAA